TTACAATCGCTGCATGACAAGTTCTGCCTCCCGTTTCAGTGATGATGGCACTTGCCTTTTTCATCACTGGCTCCCAATCCGGGCTTGTAGTTGGTGCTACAAGAACATCACCTTCTTCAAACTTATCCGCTTCAGCCATAGAGTACATTATTTTTACTTTGCCAGCTCCTATCTTTTCACCTACGGCATTGCCTGTGAGGAGGACTTTACCTTTTTCTTTGAGTCGGTAAATCTCGAACTGGGTAATTTTCTCTTGGGAATGGACCGTCTCAGGTCTGGCTTGCACCATGTAAAGCTCTCCATCGATGCCATCTTTTGCCCACTCCATATCCATCGGTGTATATCGATTGTTCACTTCGCTGTAGTGCTCCTCAATCTTCATTGCCCAGTCTGCCAGCTTTAAAATCTCATCATCCGTTATTGCAAATTTCATTCTTTTTTCAATTGGAGTAGGGATATTTTTGGTAAACTGCTCAGCCAGGTTTGCCCTCTCCAACGTTTCACTAAAGACCATCATCTTCTCTTTGGAGCCTCTTTTTCGTTTCAATACTGCCTTGTAACCTTTTTTGAAAGTCGGCTTATGAACATAAAAAGCATCCGGATCGATAGTTCCTTGTACTACATTTTCTCCAAGTCCCCAGGCAGCATTGATGAAAACCACATCGCGAAATCCAGTCTCTGTATCAATGCTAAACATGACGCCACTGCTTCCAAGATCGCTTCGTACCATCTTCATAATTACAACTGAAAGATAGACCTTCATTGGATCAAAATGGTGCACATACTTATAGTTGATGGATCTATCGGTAAAATTGGAAGCAAGACACATTTTGTATGCCCATAAAAGATTTTTATCTCCTTTGATATTGAGATAGGTCTCATTTTGTCCCGCAAAGGAGGCGGTAGGGGAGTCTTCAGCTGTAGCTGAGCTTCTTACAGCCAAACTGACATCTTCTCCATACTCACGTTTTAGCTCTTCATACCCTTTGAGAATCTCCTCTTTTAGATCTTGAGGGACTTCTGCTTTCATAATCATCTCTCTGGCAGTTTTACCAACTTTTTTGAGCTGATCAATGTCGTCTGGATCGAAGTCTTCAAAGAGTTTTTGGAGAGGCTCCCATAGATTGTTTGCATCAAGATAGTGTCTATAGGCGGTTGCAGTCACTGCAAAACCGTTTGGCACCTTCACTCCAAGTGGAGTTAAATGATTAAACATCTCTCCCAAACTTGCGTTTTTCCCTCCAACTTCGGCGACATCTTTTATACCGATCTCTTTAAACCATTTGATATATTCACTCATGCCAACTCCTTATAGTATATTTGCTACGTTTTCTAAATCATTAAAATAGAGGATTTTTTCATGCTTAAAGTACTCAAAAGCCTCTTGAAAAGAGTCCTCACCAAAAAACACCGGGACAATATTTGCTTTTTTGCCAATAGCCTTCGCAATCGCCAATCCATCTGTCATCAATTGTGGTGTTGCAAGGATAAAAATAAGAATGTCAGGCTTATATAAAATATCAAGTGCTGCTTTGTAACGCTTCGCTGTGGCATCGCCTATGATGTCCACAGGGTTGTTATGGGACCAGGTAGGCGGTAAAACCATGTCCAGCTGCTTTATCTCTTCGTCTGAAAGCTCATACATTTTTTTGCCTTGCTCAACAACGATGTCGGTCAAAATGGTCCCAGGACCTCCCGCATTGGTTATGATGAGCACTTCTTTAAACTGCTCAAATCGTGAAGCAAAGATCAGCTCATCGATATCTTTTTTAATAACAGCACCTGCTGCGAAGCTGAGTCCGACCAACATCTCATAGCTTCCGCTGATGTTACCGGTATGGGAAAATGCCGCTTTTTTTGCTTCTTTCGTTTTGCCAGATTTATAGATAAAAATAGGTTTTTTTGATTTGCGAATAGCTTTTAAATAGCTTTTACCATCTTTGAGACCTTCAGCATAGATATTGATAAAACGGCACTCCTCTTTGCTGTTTAGCTCTTCAATGGCATCTGCAAAATCAAAATCAGCCATATTGCCCAGCGAAATAATATGAGAAAAGCCGATGGAGTGAGAGGTTGCTTTATCGATGAGAGCAGCCAATACTGCTCCAGACTGGGAAACGAGGGCAATGTCTCCAGGCAAAATATCGGTTTTTGCAAAGGTGAGATTAAGCCTTTTGGAAGCGTTATAGATCCCAAGACAGTTTGGACCTATGATATTAATATCAAACTTTTTTGCAAGCTCAGAAAGGCGCTCTTCATCTTGTACATTTCCACTCTCTTTGAATCCAGCCGAGATAACTATGAAGTTTTTCACTCCCCTTTGTGCAAGCTCTTCAATAAGATTTACTACATATTTTGCAGGAATAGCAATAACGGCAGTATCAATAGGTGGAAGCTCATCAATATTTTTGTAGACTTTTTTACCAAAAAGTTCATCAAGATGAGGATTAACAAAATAGATTTGAGCTTTTGATGTGTGAGCATTTTTTGCTATAGCATAGCCAACTTTTTCCTCTTTATCTGTTGCTCCAAAAATAGCTATTGTATTGTTATCAAAAAGTTCATGGCTCCTATGTCGATTTTCTCGTTTCTCTTTTTTTCCCTGTTTAATTCTTGCATCAACTGCAATAAAACCATCTTCAGTATAAATAAGAGGATTGACATCAAACTCTGCTATATTTTCACTCAAGAAAAGATTTTGAAACTTTTGTATTGTATCTATAACATACTCGATTTTATACTCTTTTCCACGAAATTGCGGAAATATTTTAGAGATTTTTGTGGTCTTGAAACTGCGGATAATCTCATCATTATCTGCATAAGTATCGATGTAGCAGATATCTTTCTCTACTTCGAGCAGTGTACCACCTTTTCCAAAGAGTAGAACCTCTTCAAATATTGCATCATAAATTCCACCTATATAAAACTCTTCGCCTCTTACCATCTCTTCAACAATAAATTTATCATGCATATCCAAAAAAATTCCATGATTTTGCAAATTTTGTGTAATTTTATTACGAGCGTTTTCCAGTTCATCTTGAGAATCAACGCCTATAATAACACCTCCAACATCGCTTTTATGAATAATCTTATCTGAAGCAATTTTAATTACTGCTGGAAATGAATCGAAGTAGAGTGGCTTATCAATATCAAAAATCTCATATTTTGGTGTTTTTATTCCATATTTCTCAAGGATTTGATAGACTTCAAACTCTTTCATAACTATCCTTATAATTTATCTGCATAGTAACTGCTTCTTACCAAAGCACCAGATTCCACTGCTAAAAATCCTAAAGCTAGAGCTTGCTGACGCAGTTGTTCAAACTCTTCAGTGCTATAATATTTTTGTACAGGGAGTTGATAGGGGGTTGGCTGAAGATATTGCCCAATTGTAAGTTGCTGTACTCCAACGCTGCGTAAATCTTGTAAGGTTGCATAGATCTCTTGCTCTGTTTCACCTAAACCAACCATAAGAGACGATTTGGTAATAATGCCACTTTTGGCATACGTCTCAAGTACTTTGAGACTTTTTTTATAGCTACATCCTGGCATTATATTTTTACTGAGACGCTCAACTGTTTCGATATTATGAGCAAGTTTGTAAGGTTTTGCAGCAATTATTTGTGCAAGAAGCTCACTTTTGGCCTTAAAATCTGGTGTGAGAAGCTCAATCTTTGCATCAGTTTGCTCTTTTATAGCTTGTGTAACTGCCACAAATCCAGATGCGCCATAATCTGGCAAATCATCTCTATCTACTGAAGTGATAACAACATAGGATAGTTTTAACTCTTTCACTGCTTGTGCGACTCTTTGTGGTTCAGTTGGATCAAGTGGCTGAGGCTTTGCATGTTTGACAGAGCAAAATTTACATGCGCGCGTACAGATATCGCCAAGAATCAAGAAAGTTGCGGTTTTTCTATGAAAACACTCTGTAATATTGGGACAGTGTGATTCAAGGCAGATAGTATTGACACTGTTTTTTTGAAGGATTTTGAGGGTATTGTCAATTAGCTCAGGAGCAGGGGCTTTGACTTTAGGCTTCAAATACATTTTCTACTGCCTTTATTGCTAGCTCTTTTGCTTTATCGATTGAGAGTTCTATACCTTCATTTTGCAAAGATGTTGCCACTATACCTTCTAAGCCACAGGGAGCAATTTTGTTGAAATTTTCAAGATTTGGGGAGATATGGAGGGAGACTCCATGTTTGCTTATACCATTTTTATAGCGAAAACCAAGTGAGGCAATTTTACGATTTTTAATATAAAATCCAGGACGCTTTTTATCGTAATAAATCTGTAAAGGAAAATTTGAAAAGAATCTTTCTACTGCTTGCAATGCTTTTGCGTAGAATTTGGCCGGATTAAAAACTTTGCAAGCAAAGTAGAGCATAAGTGTTCCTTCATCAAAGTAAGTTATCGAACCTCCGCGATCTGTTTGAATGATCGGGAGATTACAATGATACTTTTCACATCCAATTGTATAGACCGGATCATGCGTGCACAAAAGTAAATAATCTTCTCCATTTTTTGCTAAAAGCATATAGTCTTCTAAAATATCATTGATATTAACATATATGACTTTACCAAGATCGACTATTTTCATTGCTGCAAAATTTTTACTGCTTCTTCTACACTTCTATCTTCACATGTAATCGCATAAATTGCATTTGCCATTTTAATCGCTTCTGCAAGGGGTCTTTGATGGATATTGCGCCCCGTACCATTTCCGCGTGTACCACCTATATGAATCTGCTCATAGAGCTCTTGTAAAAAGAGTTTTTCGTCAATTTTTTTGCCACCTTCGCATAACACCCCACAATTTCCAGCAGCTTGTGTAGCTTCACGCAAGAGACTTGCATCTGGCTCTCCATTTTTATAGGGGACTTTAACTTTTACAAAATCTGCTCCAAGACATGCTGCTACGCCTGCCGCGCCAGCTATGAGATGGGGATTGTGCTCATCTTTAATAAATTTTCCTTTTGGATATATCCAAAGCACTGCTAAAAGTCCAGCTTTATGCGCTTTATGCACAATATTAGCTGCTTCACGTAGCATACTGTGCTCATGCTCACTTCCAAGATAAACTGTATAGCCAAAACCTTTGAGATTAATACCACTATAGCGTGCAAATTCTAATACATCTTCTACCTCGATCCATTGCTGTGAATAGGGATCTTTTGCATCGTATGGGATGATATTCGTTTTTGAGTTGAGTTTAACAAGATAGGGAATATCTCTGTAATCTGGCGCATAGCGGCTAATAAGACCAAATTGCGTTGCAAAAACACCTATCTTCGCCTGAGATGCAATCTTAAAAAGATGCTCAGGATCGTTATCGTCTGGAGGAATACCTGGTCCATAAAAATCATTATTGAGATGTTCAATCTTTTGATCTCCTGCAAAGAGCATCAATCTTCCAATACTATTGGTAGTAGTATGAAGAGTTTCTAAAAATTTTCCTCTCATTTGTGGAGGAACATCAGCAGGTATGAGATGAGTAAGCATGGTTAATCCTTTTTATTATGATTAAAAATATCGATGCCGGCTTTTGCATACCAGTGTAAAATATACTCCCATGCTTCCTTGGCATTTTCTTTGAAAGTAAATATATGGAGATCTTCTGCGTCTATAGTTCCTTCTTCAACCAAGAACTTAAAATTAATGAGACGCTGCCAATACTCTTTACCAACTAAAACTACAGGGATAGGCTTATTCTTACCAGTTTGAATGAGAGTAAGAGTCTCAAAGAGCTCATCAAGAGTACCAAAACCTCCTGGAAAAACGACAAGAGCAATAGCTCTATGCAAAAAGTGGAGTTTACGAATCGCAAAGTAATGAAATTGAAAACAGAGTTCGGGATCAATATAAGGGTTTGGAAATTGCTCATGTGGAAGCTGAATATTGAGACCAATACTCTTAGCACCGACATCGTATGCTCCTCTATTGGCTGCTTCCATGATTCCTGGACCACCCCCTGTCATGAGAGTGAGAGTATTGTCTTTTGGACCTTTACCAGCTTTTCCTACAAGTTGTCCAAATTTTCTTGCCTCTTCATAATAAATACTCTTTTCTACCATCTTTTCAGCAGTGCGAAGTTCTCGCAGAAGTGTTTTAGA
The Nitratiruptor tergarcus DSM 16512 genome window above contains:
- a CDS encoding TIGR00730 family Rossman fold protein; translated protein: MKKKRTFPWQHPKPPFEDPKAQELIERIFQSPSYKLAIEDEEFLLSDQTRGVRLQLDYLKPELIMQKYGIKRTIVVFGSARIKEPASAMKELEKIKNLLKKKPDSKTLLRELRTAEKMVEKSIYYEEARKFGQLVGKAGKGPKDNTLTLMTGGGPGIMEAANRGAYDVGAKSIGLNIQLPHEQFPNPYIDPELCFQFHYFAIRKLHFLHRAIALVVFPGGFGTLDELFETLTLIQTGKNKPIPVVLVGKEYWQRLINFKFLVEEGTIDAEDLHIFTFKENAKEAWEYILHWYAKAGIDIFNHNKKD
- the lipA gene encoding lipoyl synthase, with product MYLKPKVKAPAPELIDNTLKILQKNSVNTICLESHCPNITECFHRKTATFLILGDICTRACKFCSVKHAKPQPLDPTEPQRVAQAVKELKLSYVVITSVDRDDLPDYGASGFVAVTQAIKEQTDAKIELLTPDFKAKSELLAQIIAAKPYKLAHNIETVERLSKNIMPGCSYKKSLKVLETYAKSGIITKSSLMVGLGETEQEIYATLQDLRSVGVQQLTIGQYLQPTPYQLPVQKYYSTEEFEQLRQQALALGFLAVESGALVRSSYYADKL
- the ppsA gene encoding phosphoenolpyruvate synthase, with product MSEYIKWFKEIGIKDVAEVGGKNASLGEMFNHLTPLGVKVPNGFAVTATAYRHYLDANNLWEPLQKLFEDFDPDDIDQLKKVGKTAREMIMKAEVPQDLKEEILKGYEELKREYGEDVSLAVRSSATAEDSPTASFAGQNETYLNIKGDKNLLWAYKMCLASNFTDRSINYKYVHHFDPMKVYLSVVIMKMVRSDLGSSGVMFSIDTETGFRDVVFINAAWGLGENVVQGTIDPDAFYVHKPTFKKGYKAVLKRKRGSKEKMMVFSETLERANLAEQFTKNIPTPIEKRMKFAITDDEILKLADWAMKIEEHYSEVNNRYTPMDMEWAKDGIDGELYMVQARPETVHSQEKITQFEIYRLKEKGKVLLTGNAVGEKIGAGKVKIMYSMAEADKFEEGDVLVAPTTSPDWEPVMKKASAIITETGGRTCHAAIVSRELGKPAVVGAKNATKVLHDNQPVTVSCAEGEIGKIYEGILPYEVEKVDISKLPRPKTKIMMNLGNPELAFSLAKLPVDGIGLARMEFIINNYIKAHPMAIRHPEMLSDTERALIDELAFPFEGDAEDFFIKTLSEGVATIASCVYPKKCIVRMSDFKSNEYANLLGGRHFEPVEDNPMLGFRGAARYTHPSYAEGFELECKAMKRATQEMGFDNIVLMIPFCRRVDEAKRVKKAMVEHGLDNVQIYMMCEIPNNVIQIDEFLQIYDGISIGTNDLTQLTLGVDRDSEIVSFDYDERDEGVKKMVQMAVEGAKRNGKYSGLCGQAPSDYPEFAEFLVKIGIESMSLNPDSVLKIIKDVAEMEQ
- a CDS encoding aldolase; the encoded protein is MLTHLIPADVPPQMRGKFLETLHTTTNSIGRLMLFAGDQKIEHLNNDFYGPGIPPDDNDPEHLFKIASQAKIGVFATQFGLISRYAPDYRDIPYLVKLNSKTNIIPYDAKDPYSQQWIEVEDVLEFARYSGINLKGFGYTVYLGSEHEHSMLREAANIVHKAHKAGLLAVLWIYPKGKFIKDEHNPHLIAGAAGVAACLGADFVKVKVPYKNGEPDASLLREATQAAGNCGVLCEGGKKIDEKLFLQELYEQIHIGGTRGNGTGRNIHQRPLAEAIKMANAIYAITCEDRSVEEAVKILQQ
- a CDS encoding lipoyl protein ligase domain-containing protein, encoding MKIVDLGKVIYVNINDILEDYMLLAKNGEDYLLLCTHDPVYTIGCEKYHCNLPIIQTDRGGSITYFDEGTLMLYFACKVFNPAKFYAKALQAVERFFSNFPLQIYYDKKRPGFYIKNRKIASLGFRYKNGISKHGVSLHISPNLENFNKIAPCGLEGIVATSLQNEGIELSIDKAKELAIKAVENVFEA
- a CDS encoding acetate--CoA ligase family protein, which produces MKEFEVYQILEKYGIKTPKYEIFDIDKPLYFDSFPAVIKIASDKIIHKSDVGGVIIGVDSQDELENARNKITQNLQNHGIFLDMHDKFIVEEMVRGEEFYIGGIYDAIFEEVLLFGKGGTLLEVEKDICYIDTYADNDEIIRSFKTTKISKIFPQFRGKEYKIEYVIDTIQKFQNLFLSENIAEFDVNPLIYTEDGFIAVDARIKQGKKEKRENRHRSHELFDNNTIAIFGATDKEEKVGYAIAKNAHTSKAQIYFVNPHLDELFGKKVYKNIDELPPIDTAVIAIPAKYVVNLIEELAQRGVKNFIVISAGFKESGNVQDEERLSELAKKFDINIIGPNCLGIYNASKRLNLTFAKTDILPGDIALVSQSGAVLAALIDKATSHSIGFSHIISLGNMADFDFADAIEELNSKEECRFINIYAEGLKDGKSYLKAIRKSKKPIFIYKSGKTKEAKKAAFSHTGNISGSYEMLVGLSFAAGAVIKKDIDELIFASRFEQFKEVLIITNAGGPGTILTDIVVEQGKKMYELSDEEIKQLDMVLPPTWSHNNPVDIIGDATAKRYKAALDILYKPDILIFILATPQLMTDGLAIAKAIGKKANIVPVFFGEDSFQEAFEYFKHEKILYFNDLENVANIL